In Neospora caninum Liverpool complete genome, chromosome II, the following are encoded in one genomic region:
- a CDS encoding putative SRS13: MRRGIVAVAATVAAAAASSAEVGAGQQQFVFKCHPGLAAITIPVDSSALEVFFACPKGTSLSPEGPGTPSLALDGSCRDTVVLDEYLRGATLEQLVHSRGERNSRNSSLETETPEAADRDPCGLAEDAPCGENMDEDENMDEDENMDEDENMDESSEEDEAAPAGGADFSEDGSPNAWSEEAVADPLETLFDSDFPEQVWGATERTKQGDEEFVEPSQEEEAVVYRLAVPGQSEAKQLCYKCVADPADSDSACSVIIRIEATSSAEEPASPSASSRRSAPGLRLADSTPDLDAQRALRAGISPRSLGASAAGAPPAGERAAKREPAEAEPELKSPAAVEKPPREAAAKPSSSEGDAGEPTEPARPAERPTAEPPENAAHADAASAGASAPAEIVDSGKDAPSSAEGEKKSGEAPSGADADPKVSDSGEPKESGAAGPGAATGRTATGTQPTSSPAPKEQPVSTGPPQPGPPQRDAPQPGPPQPDAPQPGPPQPDAPQPGPPQRDAPQPGPPQTRESPKSTTASPSTGSSQAGQSTQQGGTVVCNDGDVKQVEVQAHSSLEFRCGSGLILDPPFSASSPEVYDYVYNTCTQHVSLVSYLPDARFLADEATKDSSSTTYRLTVNKGPSAPTKLCYKCVASKPGAGIAAITPGCAVIVTVAPDAASASYSLPIFHTTLVSATIGVLFAVY; this comes from the coding sequence ATGCGCCGTGGAATTGTCGCCGTTGCGGCGACCGtcgctgcggctgcggccaGTTCGGCGGAAGTGGGGGCTGGGCAACAGCAGTTCGTGTTTAAATGTCACCCGGGACTCGCCGCCATCACGATTCCCGTGGATTCTTCCGCCCTCGAGGTTTTCTTTGCGTGTCCCAAGGGTACTTCACTGTCGCCGGAAGGCCCAGGAACGCCGAGCTTGGCGCTGGACGGCTCCTGCCGGGACACCGTGGTCCTGGACGAATACCTCAGGGGAGCAACCCTCGAACAGTTGGTTCACAGCAGGGGAGAACGCAACAGTCGAAACTCGTCGCTtgaaacagagacaccagaggCCGCAGACCGAGACCCGTGCGGTCTCGCTGAAGACGCACCCTGCGGCGAAAACATggatgaagacgaaaacatggatgaagacgaaaacatggatgaagacgaaaacaTGGATGAAAGTtcggaagaagatgaagccGCGCCCGCCGGTGGCGCAGACTTCTCGGAAGATGGCTCCCCGAATGCCTGGTCTGAAGAGGCGGTGGCTGATCCGCTCGAGACACTTTTCGACTCGGACTTTCCCGAGCAGGTTTGGGGTGCTACCGAACGTACAAAacagggcgacgaggagtTCGTAGAACCCtcgcaagaagaggaagccgtGGTGTACCGCCTGGCTGTTCCTGGACAGTCAGAAGCCAAACAGCTCTGCTACAAGTGCGTCGCCGATCCAGCGGATTCCgacagcgcctgcagcgtcATCATCCGTATCGAAGCAACGTCCTCGGCCGAAGAACCCGCCTCGCCATCCGCCTCCTCCCGACGTTCCGCTCCAGGCCTTCGACTTGCAGACTCGACGCCGGACCTTGACGCGCAACGCGCACTCAGGGCCGGGATTTCGCCCCGCTCCCTGGGCGCCTCTGCGGCGGGTgcgccgcctgcaggcgaGCGTGCGGCGAAACGGGAGCCGGCAGAGGCCGAGCCTGAACTGAAGAGCCCAGCGGCAGTGGAGAAGCCGCCCCGGGAAGCCGCTGCGAAGCCAAGTAGCAGCGAGGGCGATGCTGGAGAGCCCACCGAGCCAGCGCGTCCAGCAGAGCGTCCTACCGCCGAGCCGCCGGAGAACGCGGCCCACGCGGATGCAGCCTCCGCAGGAGCTtcggcgcctgcggaaaTCGTGGATTCAGGGAAAGACGCACCTAGCTccgcggaaggagagaagaagagcggagaagccCCTTCGGGGGCCGACGCCGATCCAAAGGTGTCAGATTCCGGCGAGCCGAAGGAGAGCGGAGCCGCGGGACCCGGAGCAGCGACGGGAAGAACCGCGACGGGGACACAGCCGACAAGCAGTCCCGCGCCGAAGGAACAGCCGGTGTCTACTGGCCCACCACAGCCTGGCCCACCACAGCGAGACGCACCACAGCCTGGCCCACCACAGCCAGACGCACCACAGCCTGGCCCACCACAGCCAGACGCACCACAGCCTGGCCCACCACAGCGAGACGCACCACAGCCTGGCCCACCACAGACGAGAGAATCCCCTAAAAGCACTACAGCCTCTCCAAGTACCGGTTCCTCTCAAGCGGGACAATCCACGCAGCAAGGCGGCACGGTGGTCTGTAACGACGGAGACGTGAAGCAGGTGGAGGTCCAGGCGCACAGCTCTCTGGAGTTCCGGTGTGGATCGGGCTTGATTTTGGACCCTCCgttctcggcgtcttcgcccgaAGTGTACGACTACGTGTATAACACGTGCACACAGCACGTCTCTCTGGTGAGTTACCTTCCGGACGCCCGCTTTCTGGCAGATGAAGCCACCAAGGACAGTTCCTCAACCACATACAGACTCACAGTGAATAAGGGGCCGAGCGCTCCCACGAAGCTCTGCTACAAATGCGTCGCGTCGAAACCTGGTGCAGGTATTGCAGCAATTACACCCGGCTGCGCTGTGATTGTCACTGTAGCGCCGGACGCAGCCAGTGCCTCATATTCACTCCCAATCTTCCACACGACCCTCGTTTCTGCGACCATCGGGGTTCTCTTCGCAGTGTACTAG